The DNA region GACGGGCGTGCTGTAGCCGACCGGGTAGCCTTGTTCGTAGCTGACCGTGCCACTGGGTTGGGTGGCGTCGGGAATGGTATTGAGGTCGCCGCCGACGGCGAACGGGATGTCGAAATAGCCGTCAATTGGGCACATGCGTTAGCCTCCAAAGATTCCGTTGTCGAAGTTGAAGTCCCCGGTCGCGAAGCCGAAGTAGACGAGCGTGGCGTCGATCCAGGTGGACTGAACGCCGGCCGGCCGGGGTAGGATGTCGTAGCTGTTGAACAGGTACTCCAGATCGAACGTGACCGGGAAGTTGAACACGTAGGCCTGGGCCATGTCGTGGTAGTCGATGAGCCACGCCTGCCCGAAGTTGCGGAAGACGTACGCGAGCATCCGGTTAGTTTCCGGCACGGTCCCGCTGCTCGTCAGTTGGAAGTACCGCAGTTGCAGGGCGATCCGCTTGGTTTCGGTGGGCAGGTCGTAGCTCGTACTCCCGCCGAAGATGCCGTTGTCGAAGTTGTACCCGGTCTGGGCGTCGAACCCGAAGACCGGGCCCGTGGGCGTGCCGGTATTCACGAACAGGGGGAGGCCCAGAATGATCGACCAGACACTCAGGCCGAAGTCGTTTGCCGTCGCCAGGTCGAAGACGTTCGTGTACCAGTCTTCCCAGAACTGCGTCTGGTTGGCGTATACCAGGCGGCTTTCTGATTCAGCAACCCCTGAAGATTGGTGGCTGTTGTGTATTGCCAGATAATCGCCCGCAGCAGGTCGACCGAGAAATCGAACTGCTGGATCGCTCCGGTATCCTCGTCATTTGTGAACGACATATCCCCTACGCAATGATCACGCTGACGTATGACGCCTGGGTCTGGGCGATTTCGTTGACCCCGATCGCGATGACGCTGGTGGTGTAACTGACCGGGCTGGTGAGGCTAATCTCGACCTGGCTGATGTAATACCCCGGGAACTCGCTCATGATCGCGCCCGCAATCTCGAACGGCGACACGCTCGCCCCGACGACGAAACCGGCCAGTCCGTTAATATTCCCGGCCGCGTAATCGAGGATCGCCTGAATGATGTTTGCCTCGTTGCCGTTGGTGGTCGTGACCTTGACCAGAATGCCAACCTGCGTCGGGCGGTCGAACAGGACGGTATACGACTGGCCGCTGGCCGGCTCGACGACGCTTACCGAGGTGCCCCCGTTCCACGCGCACCCGGAGCTTTTGTTCTCCAGCAGGGCGGCCGCGACCGCGGTGTCCGTCCCACCCTCGATACAAGCGTAGATCGAGTGCCCGACCATCGAGATGCCGTTGATCGTCTGGGTGCTCGCGGACACGTTCTCCTGGAAGGTCAGGCTCGTCACTCCTTGCACGTTGTACAGGGCCGACGTGATGGCCTCGGCCAGCGAAACCCCTTGAAAGGCGAGGGTGTTTTGCCGCAGCGCCCGCGCGGCCTGGTCGGACTGGGTGACGGTCCCGAGTGTCGTGGCGGAGGCAGGCGTCCCGGAGGGGTTGTTGGTCACCGTCTCCCAGCCGAGGACGGCGGAGACGATGGTCGTGAGTGCCGACCCCGCGCAGGGAATCGGGCCGGTCGCGACGGATTGGAAGTTGACGGTCGCCGTGCCGCTCACCAGGGTGACGGTCGAGACGGACTGGAATTGGTCGCCCGCGGAAGTGGCCGCCAGCGACCCGGCGGGAATCACAGTTCCGGACACCCCGGTTAACGAGACGTTGGTGACGACCGTTGGTGTCGCGACGGTCCGCTGCATGCCCGTGAGCGCCATGAGGGCGTCGAGGAACACGCCCCCGGCGACGTTCGGGTTGATTTGATTGGCCACCGCCGCGTTGTTGTTGACGACCTCGGTCCGGGCCAGGGTTTCGGCGGTGATCAGAACGCCCTGGGGGGTATCGGGGGTGACAACGAGGTCCGCCCCGAACACGGCTTGGTACTCGGACTGGACATCGGTCAGGAGGCCGGACGTGTCGGGTAAAATAACGCCCGTCGGCTCGACGTACTCGTAATCAGCCATTGACGACCGTGCTCCCGTAAATCGTTTGAATCTCCGCCGTGAAGCGCAGCACGTTGTCCAGCGCGGTCAAGTTGACCGACTGCACCGCCGTGACCCCTCGACGGCGAGCAGGGTGTTTTGCAAGTACGACTGCCACAGAGCGTAGTCGGGGACACCGACCCACACCGTCTGGAAGTTGGGCAGGCCGACCCCGGTCTGGAGGACGCACTCGCCGAGTTGGGTGCGGCAGGCGGTGACGCAGGCTCCCGCGATCGCCTG from Fimbriiglobus ruber includes:
- a CDS encoding DUF2612 domain-containing protein — encoded protein: MAIHNSHQSSGVAESESRLVYANQTQFWEDWYTNVFDLATANDFGLSVWSIILGLPLFVNTGTPTGPVFGFDAQTGYNFDNGIFGGSTSYDLPTETKRIALQLRYFQLTSSGTVPETNRMLAYVFRNFGQAWLIDYHDMAQAYVFNFPVTFDLEYLFNSYDILPRPAGVQSTWIDATLVYFGFATGDFNFDNGIFGG
- a CDS encoding baseplate J/gp47 family protein translates to MADYEYVEPTGVILPDTSGLLTDVQSEYQAVFGADLVVTPDTPQGVLITAETLARTEVVNNNAAVANQINPNVAGGVFLDALMALTGMQRTVATPTVVTNVSLTGVSGTVIPAGSLAATSAGDQFQSVSTVTLVSGTATVNFQSVATGPIPCAGSALTTIVSAVLGWETVTNNPSGTPASATTLGTVTQSDQAARALRQNTLAFQGVSLAEAITSALYNVQGVTSLTFQENVSASTQTINGISMVGHSIYACIEGGTDTAVAAALLENKSSGCAWNGGTSVSVVEPASGQSYTVLFDRPTQVGILVKVTTTNGNEANIIQAILDYAAGNINGLAGFVVGASVSPFEIAGAIMSEFPGYYISQVEISLTSPVSYTTSVIAIGVNEIAQTQASYVSVIIA